A window of Zingiber officinale cultivar Zhangliang chromosome 5A, Zo_v1.1, whole genome shotgun sequence contains these coding sequences:
- the LOC121982618 gene encoding metal transporter Nramp5-like, with amino-acid sequence MVLSFELPFALLSLLKFSSSQTKMGPHKSSIYIIVVSWILGLLRVAINIYFLSTSFVSWLIDSSLPAIANVLINIIVFPLMAVYILAVIYLTFRKETEVTFVDPLNSSHVNIESGGSFQVDGMSRSEVAPVREDRADIPLPD; translated from the exons ATGGTACTATCATTTGAGTTGCCATTTGCACTCTTATCTCTTCTCAAATTCAGCAGCAGTCAAACAAAAATGGGACCTCATAAAAGTTCAATATAT ATCATTGTGGTGTCATGGATTCTTGGTTTGCTTCGGGTAGCAATCAACATCTACTTCTTAAGCACCAGCTTTGTCAGTTGGCTCATTGATAGCAGCCTACCAGCAATTGCTAACGTTCTCATCAACATCATTGTTTTCCCTCTCATGGCAGTGTACATTCTTGCTGTGATCTACTTAACCTTCAGGAAGGAGACTGAAGTAACATTCGTCGACCCATTGAATTCTTCACATGTTAACATAGAGAGTGGTGGTTCATTTCAAGTTGATGGAATGAGTAGATCTGAAGTTGCACCCGTCAGAGAGGATCGTGCAGATATTCCCCTCCCTGATTAG